One genomic segment of Primulina tabacum isolate GXHZ01 chromosome 9, ASM2559414v2, whole genome shotgun sequence includes these proteins:
- the LOC142504416 gene encoding basic leucine zipper 43-like yields IPIFYLIKFQGMNYFPDENPSIPSHLNLDQSSSRSILDLNKINFRNHQTSLPIEEFVTRNSLSMSTNSTSDEAEDQYQLSNIIDERKKRRMISNRESARRSRMRKQRHLDELRSHILHMRTEHHNLIDKMNILSESHEKILHENSRLKKETSDLREMVTELLVSNSYNVFRDLDQEDESCNTAHVRAEFTNPSVTA; encoded by the coding sequence ATACCAATATTCTATCTAATTAAATTCCAAGGAATGAACTATTTTCCTGATGAGAACCCTTCGATCCCCTCCCACTTAAACTTGGATCAAAGCAGTTCAAGATCGATTCTTGATCTCAACAAAATCAACTTCCGGAATCATCAAACTTCCCTTCCCATCGAAGAATTCGTCACCCGGAACTCTTTGAGCATGAGCACTAACTCGACTTCTGATGAAGCGGAAGACCAGTATCAGCTAAGCAACATCATCGACGAGAGGAAGAAGAGGAGGATGATATCAAACAGGGAATCGGCTCGGCGATCAAGGATGCGTAAGCAGAGGCACCTTGACGAGCTCCGGTCTCATATTCTTCATATGAGGACCGAGCATCACAATCTCATCGATAAAATGAATATCCTTTCCGAGAGCCACGAAAAAATTCTTCACGAAAACTCGAGGCTCAAAAAAGAAACATCCGATCTTCGTGAAATGGTGACAGAACTTTTGGTTAGCAATTCTTACAACGTATTTAGAGATCTTGATCAGGAAGATGAATCATGCAACACAGCTCACGTCAGGGCAGAATTCACGAACCCCTCCGTCACCGCCTAA
- the LOC142504417 gene encoding uncharacterized protein LOC142504417 has protein sequence MIATGPVTWQNFRETFLKQYYPAEVRLQKLSEFENLTQAPDMSVVEYTSQFNALGSYAPAIMADEVLKLHRFKRGLNSRIQSALAVYQPANFADLMGAAIRAETDIRRREGEYKNKRPLTGQSSQGGQKFRKPSQSGGPSPGQPSTANHQGLKPCPTWNFRHTGECRRASGVCFGCGKSGHRIAECPTAANQAAGPNKGTGSKVGANPNKPNENKPNARVFAMNQEEADDANEVVSGTILLQKVPAYALFDCGATHSFVSKRFAKKVGLKPESLTEPFRIATPTSKTIETHEIHKDCKIGIANQTFSADLIQLVMVDFDIILGMDWLASNNAIVDCKGKIVKLRTPNQAEIVYHGKSKERKSLLSASQAWKAMKSGDDIYLAMVNEVQGEVEMRIKDIPIVCEFPDVFPEELPGTVPDREVEFEIKLVPGCSTNL, from the coding sequence ATGATCGCTACTGGGCCAGTCACATGGCAGAACTTCCGAGAGACATTTCTGAAACAGTACTACCCAGCGGAAGTCAGATTGCAGAAGTTGAGTGAATTTGAAAATCTCACTCAAGCTCCAGATATGTCCGTAGTGGAATACACATCTCAGTTTAATGCCCTTGGATCGTATGCTCCGGCAATCATGGCGGACGAAGTTTTGAAGCTGCACCGGTTTAAGAGAGGATTGAACAGTCGAATCCAGTCAGCCTTAGCAGTTTATCAGCCCGCCAATTTTGCAGATCTTATGGGCGCAGCTATTCGAGCTGAAACCGACATTCGCCGAAGAGAGGGGGAATATAAGAACAAGCGCCCTCTTACTGGTCAGTCTTCACAGGGTGGACAAAAGTTCAGGAAGCCCAGTCAATCAGGCGGACCTTCTCCAGGGCAACCCTCCACGGCAAACCACCAAGGACTCAAGCCGTGCCCAACATGGAATTTCAGACACACAGGGGAGTGCCGAAGAGCTAGTGGTGTGTGCTTCGGATGTGGGAAATCAGGGCACCGAATCGCAGAATGTCCTACTGCCGCCAATCAAGCAGCCGGGCCCAACAAAGGAACTGGGTCGAAGGTGGGAGCTAACCCCAACAAACCAAATGAGAATAAGCCTAATGCCAGGGTATTTGCTATGAATCAAGAAGAGGCGGACGACGCCAATGAAGTCGTATCAGGTACCATCTTACTTCAAAAAGTACCTGCCTATGCATTGTTTGACTGTGGTGCTACGCACTCTTTTGTGTCTAAGAGGTTTGCTAAGAAAGTAGGACTTAAGCCCGAATCTCTAACTGAACCTTTTCGGATAGCCACACCTACGAGTAAGACCATAGAAACTCATGAAATTCACAAGGATTGTAAGATCGGTATCGCTAATCAGACTTTCAGTGCCGACTTAATACAATTGGTTATGGTCGATttcgacatcattctagggatggattggttagccagtAATAATGCCATAGTGGACTGTAAAGGAAAAATAGTTAAGCTCCGAACCCCAAATCAGGCAGAGATCGTGTATCATGGTAAATCCAAAGAACGAAAATCACTCCTTTCCGCTTCCCAGGCATGGAAGGCCATGAAATCCGGAGACGATATCTACCTAGCAATGGTCAACGAAGTGCAAGGAGAAGTCGAAATGAGGATAAAAGACATCCCAATAGTATGTGAGTTCCCGGATGTTTTCCCAGAAGAACTCCCAGGGACAGTTCCGGACCGCGAAGTTGAGTTCGAAATTAAGCTGGTTCCTGGATGCAGCAccaatctctaa
- the LOC142556796 gene encoding uncharacterized protein LOC142556796, with amino-acid sequence MDSSKIHEETEECSSNESGWTMYIASPDRELDYDDYGDEEEYSNGGQTYTKDPKKDAHEDVDSDDSMASDASSGPSYQGHLCENVDRIHGSGHAGSKRGNKQVDKKHQQQERKKQVEQKKEAKDKDGSKKRSAAKSKNK; translated from the coding sequence ATGGATTCTTCAAAAATCCATGAAGAAACTGAAGAATGTAGCAGCAATGAATCGGGGTGGACGATGTATATCGCATCACCAGACCGAGAACTCGATTACGATGATTATGGAGATGAAGAGGAGTATAGCAACGGTGGACAAACATACACAAAAGATCCCAAAAAAGACGCCCATGAGGATGTCGATAGCGATGACTCGATGGCTTCTGATGCATCCTCTGGCCCAAGTTATCAAGGCCATTTATGCGAAAATGTCGACAGAATTCACGGTTCCGGCCATGCAGGGAGCAAAAGAGGAAACAAACAAGTTGACAAGAAGCATCAACAGCAGGAGAGGAAGAAACAGGTTGAGCAGAAAAAGGAAGCAAAAGACAAGGATGGAAGCAAGAAAAGAAGTGCTGCAAAATCAAAGAACAAGTAG